A DNA window from Maribellus comscasis contains the following coding sequences:
- a CDS encoding AIR synthase related protein, whose product MVTESRYSARGVSASKEDVHEAIKNVDKGLFPKAFCKIVPDILGGDSEWCNIMHADGAGTKSSLAYMYWKETGDLSVWKGIAQDALIMNVDDLLCVGATDNILVSSTIGRNKNNIPGEVIAAIINGTEELLATLRDMGISIYSTGGETADVGDLVRTIIVDSTVTCRMKREDVISADKISAGNVIVGLSSSGQASYETEYNGGMGSNGLTSARHDVFANYLAKKYPESFDPEVPSDLVYSGKMKLTEQIEGMGIDAGKMVLSPTRTYAPVVKTILDQFRNQISGMIHCSGGAQTKVLHFVDNVHIIKDNMFPVPPLFKMIQEQSGTEWKEMYKVFNMGHRFEIYTDTRTAEEIISISKSFNIDAQIVGRVESCKGKKLTINSGEGTYFY is encoded by the coding sequence ATGGTAACTGAATCAAGATATAGCGCCAGAGGAGTTTCAGCATCAAAAGAAGATGTGCACGAAGCAATAAAGAATGTAGATAAAGGACTGTTTCCAAAAGCCTTTTGTAAAATCGTACCCGATATTTTGGGCGGCGATTCGGAATGGTGCAATATTATGCATGCCGACGGTGCCGGAACAAAATCATCGCTGGCCTACATGTACTGGAAAGAAACCGGAGATCTTTCCGTTTGGAAAGGTATTGCGCAGGATGCTTTAATTATGAATGTTGACGACTTACTTTGCGTAGGGGCAACCGATAATATTCTGGTATCATCAACCATTGGCAGGAATAAAAATAATATCCCCGGCGAAGTAATTGCAGCAATTATAAATGGCACCGAAGAATTGCTTGCCACACTCCGTGACATGGGAATAAGTATTTATTCAACAGGGGGTGAAACAGCCGATGTTGGCGATTTGGTGAGAACAATTATTGTCGATTCAACCGTTACCTGCCGAATGAAGCGGGAAGACGTAATTTCTGCCGATAAAATTTCAGCCGGCAATGTAATCGTAGGGCTTTCTTCTTCAGGTCAGGCAAGTTATGAAACGGAGTACAACGGGGGAATGGGCAGTAACGGATTAACCTCGGCCCGCCACGATGTTTTTGCAAACTATCTGGCAAAAAAATATCCTGAAAGTTTTGATCCGGAAGTACCTTCTGATTTGGTTTATTCAGGAAAAATGAAGCTTACAGAGCAGATTGAAGGTATGGGTATCGATGCCGGGAAAATGGTTTTGTCTCCAACCCGTACCTATGCCCCTGTAGTCAAAACAATTCTTGACCAATTCAGAAATCAAATTTCAGGAATGATACATTGTTCCGGTGGCGCGCAAACAAAAGTGCTTCACTTTGTTGATAATGTGCATATAATTAAAGACAATATGTTTCCGGTTCCTCCGCTTTTCAAAATGATTCAGGAACAATCGGGAACCGAATGGAAAGAAATGTATAAAGTATTTAACATGGGACACCGTTTCGAAATTTATACAGACACTCGCACTGCCGAAGAAATAATTTCGATATCAAAATCATTTAATATCGATGCTCAAATTGTTGGCAGAGTAGAATCCTGCAAAGGGAAAAAGCTTACCATAAATTCTGGTGAAGGAACATATTTTTATTAG
- the prfA gene encoding peptide chain release factor 1: protein MAQYALLEKFESIKHRYEEVEQLITDPEVIADMKRYVKLNQEYKSLQKLVAKFQEYKNLVGNIESGREILAEETDEEMREMAREEIESSEEMIPKKEQEIKMLLVPADPEDSKNAILEIRAGTGGDEASIFAGDLYRMYTKFCEKKGWRMEITNVNEGTAGGFKEIVANVTGEGVYGILKYESGVHRVQRVPQTETQGRVHTSAATVAVLPEADEFDVELKNEDIRRDEFCSSGPGGQSVNTTYSAIRLTHIPTGIVVTCQDQKSKLKNLDKAMTELRTRLYNMEYQKYIDEISSKRKTMVSTGDRSAKIRTYNWPQGRVTDHRINLTLYNLQAIINGEIDEIIEKLMIEENAEKLKEAEI from the coding sequence ATGGCACAATACGCATTACTGGAAAAATTTGAATCGATAAAACACCGTTACGAGGAAGTGGAGCAATTGATTACCGACCCGGAAGTGATCGCTGATATGAAGCGATATGTAAAATTAAACCAGGAATATAAGTCGCTGCAAAAACTGGTAGCGAAATTCCAGGAGTATAAAAACCTGGTTGGAAATATTGAATCGGGCAGAGAAATTCTTGCCGAAGAGACAGATGAAGAAATGCGTGAAATGGCGCGCGAAGAAATAGAATCCTCGGAGGAGATGATTCCTAAAAAGGAACAGGAAATAAAAATGTTACTTGTTCCTGCCGATCCCGAAGACAGCAAAAATGCAATTCTGGAAATCAGGGCCGGAACCGGTGGTGATGAAGCCAGTATTTTTGCCGGCGACCTTTATCGCATGTACACCAAATTCTGCGAGAAAAAAGGCTGGCGAATGGAAATAACAAACGTAAACGAAGGTACTGCCGGAGGTTTTAAGGAAATTGTAGCCAATGTTACAGGAGAGGGAGTATACGGAATTCTCAAATATGAATCGGGGGTACACCGGGTTCAACGTGTACCTCAAACCGAAACTCAGGGACGTGTACACACATCGGCAGCAACAGTAGCCGTTTTGCCCGAAGCCGACGAGTTTGATGTGGAGTTAAAGAATGAAGATATACGCCGTGATGAATTTTGTTCTTCTGGTCCCGGAGGTCAGTCGGTGAATACGACCTATTCGGCCATTCGCTTAACCCATATCCCCACGGGAATTGTGGTAACTTGTCAGGATCAGAAATCAAAACTCAAAAACCTCGACAAAGCGATGACTGAACTTCGAACCCGATTGTACAATATGGAATACCAGAAGTACATCGACGAGATTTCGTCAAAACGAAAAACAATGGTTTCCACCGGCGACCGTTCAGCAAAAATACGTACCTACAACTGGCCGCAAGGCCGTGTTACAGACCACCGGATTAATTTGACATTATATAACCTGCAAGCAATCATCAACGGCGAAATCGACGAAATAATTGAAAAACTGATGATTGAAGAAAATGCAGAAAAACTGAAGGAAGCAGAGATTTAA
- a CDS encoding AMP-binding protein: protein MVNKSKLTLPSLINESVEKYSGNTSIVFAGEKSYTYKQLGEDINLVADFLTELGISKGDKVAILSTNMPNWGVAFFAISMVGAIVIPILPDFHENEIKSILQHSEAKILFVAEGLYKHINSDAAESLERIILLDKFAIIPKETPAEHLHSLSSSLPVITKKQERVNVEEEDLATIIYTSGTTGNSKGVMLTHKNLAWTTQQCYSLYQVKSKDRFLSILPLSHTLENTVGFLLPIKYGASIHYLRKAPVPSVLLPALEKVKPTIMLAVPLIIEKVFKAKILPEFQKSAVTRFLYSVSATRKLLHRVAAKKLHKTFGGHLHFFGIGGSKLDPTVERFLNEGKFPYAIGYGLTETSPLLAGAVVGKTKIGSTGVAVEGVKLRIADADAVTGEGEIQAKGANVMKGYYKAPEITKEVFTEDGWFKTGDRGCFDKNNMLYIKGRIKTMIVGASGENIYPEEIESVINKMRYVLESLVVEKKGKLVAMIHLNMEEIEQNFKHLKAEAQQYIHVRSEEILKEIQKKVNEEVNKFSRIQQVVLQPIPFEKTPTKKIKRFLYA from the coding sequence ATGGTGAATAAATCAAAACTTACTTTACCTTCATTAATCAACGAATCCGTAGAAAAATATTCCGGAAATACTTCAATTGTTTTTGCGGGAGAGAAAAGCTACACATATAAACAATTGGGTGAAGATATCAATCTGGTTGCCGATTTTTTAACCGAATTAGGAATCTCGAAAGGTGATAAAGTAGCCATTTTGAGTACCAATATGCCCAACTGGGGTGTTGCCTTTTTTGCCATTTCTATGGTTGGAGCAATTGTTATACCTATTTTACCCGATTTTCATGAAAATGAAATAAAATCAATCCTGCAACATTCTGAAGCTAAAATTCTTTTTGTTGCTGAAGGATTATACAAACACATAAACAGCGATGCAGCTGAATCTCTTGAAAGAATAATTTTGTTGGATAAATTTGCTATTATTCCCAAAGAAACACCGGCAGAACATTTGCATTCATTATCCAGTTCACTTCCGGTTATTACCAAAAAACAAGAAAGAGTAAATGTGGAAGAGGAAGATCTGGCAACAATAATTTATACTTCGGGAACAACAGGAAATTCAAAAGGCGTTATGTTAACACATAAAAACCTGGCCTGGACAACGCAACAATGTTATTCACTGTATCAGGTAAAATCAAAAGATCGTTTCCTTTCTATTTTACCCTTGTCTCACACGTTGGAAAATACAGTAGGCTTTTTACTACCCATCAAATACGGTGCGTCGATCCATTATTTACGAAAAGCTCCTGTTCCGTCAGTTTTACTACCCGCGCTGGAGAAAGTAAAACCGACAATAATGCTTGCTGTTCCGCTAATTATTGAAAAGGTTTTCAAAGCAAAAATACTACCCGAATTCCAAAAAAGTGCGGTTACACGATTCCTTTATTCGGTGTCGGCAACACGGAAATTGTTACACAGGGTTGCCGCGAAAAAGCTTCATAAAACTTTTGGTGGCCATTTACATTTTTTTGGAATAGGAGGTTCCAAGCTCGATCCTACTGTTGAACGGTTTCTAAACGAAGGAAAATTCCCTTACGCAATTGGGTATGGCTTAACAGAAACTTCTCCGCTTTTGGCTGGTGCAGTTGTTGGAAAGACTAAAATAGGCTCAACCGGAGTTGCTGTTGAAGGAGTAAAACTAAGAATTGCGGATGCTGATGCGGTTACAGGTGAAGGAGAGATTCAGGCAAAAGGGGCAAATGTAATGAAAGGATATTATAAAGCACCGGAAATTACAAAAGAGGTTTTTACTGAAGATGGATGGTTCAAAACCGGAGACCGGGGTTGTTTTGACAAAAACAATATGCTTTACATTAAGGGACGAATTAAAACAATGATTGTAGGTGCCAGCGGAGAGAATATTTATCCGGAGGAAATTGAATCGGTCATCAACAAAATGCGTTATGTTTTGGAATCTCTGGTTGTAGAAAAGAAAGGCAAACTTGTTGCAATGATTCACCTGAATATGGAAGAAATTGAGCAGAATTTTAAACATCTGAAAGCTGAAGCTCAACAATATATTCATGTCAGGTCAGAAGAAATCTTAAAAGAAATACAGAAAAAAGTGAATGAGGAAGTGAATAAATTCTCAAGAATCCAACAGGTTGTTTTACAGCCCATTCCTTTTGAAAAGACACCGACAAAAAAAATCAAGCGTTTTTTATACGCTTAG